In the genome of Neofelis nebulosa isolate mNeoNeb1 chromosome 8, mNeoNeb1.pri, whole genome shotgun sequence, one region contains:
- the GPR162 gene encoding probable G-protein coupled receptor 162 codes for MARGGAGAEEASLRSNALSWLACGLLALLANAWIILSISAKQQKHKPLELLLCFLAGTHILMAAVPLTTFAVVQLRRQASSDYDWNESICKVFVSTYYTLALATCFTVASLSYHRMWMVRWPVNYRLSNAKKQALHAVMGIWMVSFILSTLPSIGWHNNGERYYARGCQFIVSKIGLGFGVCFSLLLLGGIVMGLVCVAITFYQTLWARPRRARLARRAGVGGGAKGGGPGGLGTRPAFEVPAIVVEDARGKRRSSLDGSESAKTSLQVTNLVSAIVFLYDSLTGVPILVVSFFSLKSDSAPPWMVLAVLWCSMAQTLLLPSFIWSCERYRADVRTVWEQCVAIMSEEDGDDDGGCDDYADGRVCKVRFDANGATGPGGRDPTQVKLLPGRHMLFPPLERVHYLQVPLSRRLSHDETNIFSTPRAPGSILHKWSSSDDIRVLPAQSRALGGPPEYLGRRQRLEDEEDEEEAEGGGLASLRQFLEGGMLGSGGGPPRGPGFFREEITTFIDETPLPSPTASPGPSPRRPRPLGLSPRRLSLGSPDSRAAGLPLGLSAGRRCSLTGGEGSARPWGGSWGPGNPIFPQLTL; via the exons ATGGctcggggcggggcaggggcagaggaggccTCCCTGCGCTCAAACGCATTGTCCTGGCTGGCCTGTGGGCTCCTGGCACTGCTGGCCAATGCCTGGATCATCCTCAGCATCTCGGCCAAGCAGCAAAAGCACAAGCCGCTGGAGTTACTGCTCTGCTTCCTGGCGGGCACACACATACTCATGGCGGCTGTGCCCCTCACCACCTTCGCCGTGGTGCAGCTACGGCGGCAGGCTTCTTCTGACTATGACTGGAACGAGAGCATCTGCAAGGTCTTTGTGTCCACCTACTACACACTGGCCCTGGCCACCTGCTTCACAGTCGCCTCGCTCTCCTATCATCGCATGTGGATGGTGCGCTGGCCCGTCAACTACCGCCTCAGCAACGCCAAGAAGCAGGCGCTGCATGCTGTCATGGGCATCTGGATGGTCAGCTTCATCCTCTCCACGCTGCCCTCCATTGGCTGGCACAACAATGGCGAGCGGTACTACGCCCGTGGCTGCCAGTTCATAGTCTCCAAGATTGGCCTGGGCTTTGGCGTCTGCTTCAGCCTCTTGCTCCTTGGGGGCATTGTCATGGGGCTGGTCTGTGTGGCCATCACCTTCTACCAGACGTTGTGGGCCCGGCCCCGGAGGGCTCGGCTGGCCCGGAgagcgggggttgggggtggggccaAGGGGGGTGGGCCAGGGGGTTTGGGTACCCGGCCAGCTTTTGAGGTGCCAGCCATTGTGGTGGAGGATGCCAGAGGCAAGCGGCGGTCCTCGCTGGACGGCTCTGAGTCGGCCAAGACATCCCTGCAGGTCACCAACTTGGTCAGCGCCATCGTCTTTCTCTATGACTCACTCACAGGGGTGCCCATCTTG GTGGTGAGCTTCTTCTCCCTTAAGTCGGACTCGGCTCCGCCGTGGATGGTGCTGGCTGTGCTGTGGTGCTCCATGGCGCAGACGCTGCTGCTGCCCTCCTTCATCTGGTCCTGCGAGCGCTACCGTGCCGACGTGCGCACTGTGTGGGAGCAGTGCGTGGCCATCATGTCGGAGGAGGATGGCGACGACG ATGGCGGCTGTGATGACTATGCAGATGGCCGAGTGTGCAAAGTTCGTTTTGATGCTAATGGTGCCACAGGACCAGGGGGCAGGGACCCCACCCAGGTGAAGCTGTTGCCTGGAAGGCACATGCTGTTTCCCCCTCTTGAGAGGGTCCACTACTTACAG GTCCCCCTGTCCCGCCGTCTGTCCCATGATGAGACCAACATCTTCTCTACACCTCGGGCACCAGGCTCCATCCTACATAAGTGGTCATCTTCTGATGACATCCGGGTCCTCCCAGCCCAGAGCCGAGCCCTGGGGGGCCCTCCTGAGTACCTGGGACGAAGACAAAGGCTGGAGgatgaggaggatgaggaggaagctGAAGGTGGGGGGCTGGCCAGCCTTCGCCAGTTCCTGGAGGGTGGGATGTTGGGGTCAGGTGGGGGACCCCCACGGGGTCCTGGCTTCTTCCGGGAAGAGATCACCACCTTCATTGATGAGACACCTCTGCCTTCTCCAACTGCTTCGCCGGGGCCCTCTCCTCGCCGGCCCAGGCCCCTGGGCCTCTCACCCCGCAGGCTTTCCCTTGGGTCCCCTGACAGCAGAGCCGCTGGACTTCCTTTGGGCTTAAGTGCAGGGAGACGCTGCTCCCTGACAGGAGGTGAGGGGAGTGCAAGACCTTGGGGAGGATCCTGGGGCCCAGGTAATCCCATTTTCCCCCAACTGACGCTGTGA